The following coding sequences are from one Shewanella violacea DSS12 window:
- the purE gene encoding 5-(carboxyamino)imidazole ribonucleotide mutase gives MSKPFVAVLMGSDSDLPTMQVTLEVLKGFGIRFEAKVTSAHRTPAATHAYVHDAEERGCKVFICAAGLAAHLAGAVAGITTRPVIGVPVDCGPLQGHDALLSTVMMPGGVPVATVAIGSAGAKNAGYLAAQMLAVGDDDLAIAVKEERAKSAAAVEAKDAKLQEKLANF, from the coding sequence ATGAGCAAACCATTCGTTGCTGTCTTGATGGGATCTGATTCTGATTTACCCACTATGCAAGTTACCCTAGAGGTGCTTAAGGGCTTTGGTATTCGATTCGAAGCTAAGGTGACTTCGGCTCACCGTACTCCCGCTGCGACTCACGCCTATGTGCATGATGCAGAAGAACGCGGTTGTAAGGTGTTCATTTGTGCCGCCGGTCTGGCTGCCCACTTGGCCGGTGCTGTTGCCGGTATAACAACCCGTCCAGTGATTGGAGTCCCTGTGGACTGTGGTCCACTTCAAGGTCATGATGCTCTTCTATCTACTGTGATGATGCCTGGCGGCGTACCTGTTGCCACTGTGGCTATCGGCAGCGCTGGTGCCAAAAATGCGGGTTACTTAGCGGCACAAATGCTAGCCGTGGGTGATGACGATTTGGCCATAGCGGTAAAAGAGGAACGTGCTAAGTCAGCTGCTGCAGTTGAAGCTAAAGATGCTAAGTTGCAAGAGAAATTGGCTAACTTCTAA
- a CDS encoding transglycosylase SLT domain-containing protein has protein sequence MKGFSVLTAAFLALLLSGCATAPPENPENLCSIYQENRDWYSAAQKTQEKWGVPVHVPLAMMYQESSFKHNAAPPMQYFLGFIPIGRASDAYGYAQAKTMTWDDYVKETGNYWSSRSDFDDAMDFMGWFIYKTNKINGVSKWDARNQYLNYHEGWGGYKRKSYNQKAWLVKVADKVDARSRRYAAQYQTCKKDLDSSWLWRLFFG, from the coding sequence ATGAAAGGATTTTCGGTTTTAACAGCAGCTTTTTTAGCATTATTACTTTCAGGTTGCGCCACGGCTCCGCCGGAAAATCCTGAAAACCTGTGTTCCATCTACCAGGAGAATCGCGACTGGTATAGCGCCGCACAGAAAACTCAAGAAAAGTGGGGCGTACCTGTTCATGTCCCCCTGGCCATGATGTATCAGGAGAGCTCCTTTAAGCACAATGCTGCGCCACCTATGCAGTATTTTCTCGGCTTCATTCCCATTGGACGTGCCAGTGATGCCTACGGCTATGCCCAGGCTAAGACCATGACTTGGGATGATTATGTCAAAGAGACTGGTAATTATTGGTCTAGTCGCAGTGATTTCGATGACGCCATGGATTTTATGGGCTGGTTTATCTATAAAACCAATAAAATTAATGGGGTCTCTAAGTGGGATGCTAGGAATCAGTATCTGAACTATCACGAAGGCTGGGGCGGCTATAAGCGCAAGAGTTATAACCAAAAAGCCTGGTTGGTAAAAGTGGCCGATAAAGTGGATGCCAGATCTAGACGCTACGCAGCACAATACCAGACCTGTAAAAAAGATCTCGACTCCTCTTGGCTATGGCGTTTATTTTTTGGCTAA
- the gshA gene encoding glutamate--cysteine ligase: protein MKQHAQLAELFLTSQNDDKKLENKILNSFNALIEHLSDSEGRKALQGMQRGIEREALRIGASGSLATDAHPIALGAALTHSRITTDYSESLLEFITPVFSDVDDLLEDLTYTHAFTVQNLPQQGLWPVSMPCYVPDVNQIPIAKYGSSNSGQMKSLYRKGLTYRYGAQMQIISGVHFNFSVSQSLWDNLYLLSDQLGSKTDFISESYLGLIRNYRRLVWVLPYLFGASPALCSSFIKDQQTDIEFEKIGKGTLYLPYATSLRMSDLGYTNKEQDKLSISYDSLDKFLEGMQNAINMPSSNFEKIGVKVDGEFRQLNANVLQIENEFYSPIRAKRVTLDGEKPSQALARAGVEYIEVRALDVNPYSAIGIEASQVRFLDMFLLYCLLSDSPLSAEDEEAEISANLNRVILEGRKPGLELSNNGHSVLMTDWMKQIFSSLSSIAELLDSDGENHYRQALDTWLAAVKNPDLTLSGRVMSNLQESQSDHGLWVKSLAKQYHKMLSEYELPEQVSSRYRQAALDSLSKQAKMEAESTQSFEAFLEDYFQDETQVKSVPKVAIPS, encoded by the coding sequence ATGAAACAACATGCACAGTTAGCGGAACTGTTCCTGACAAGCCAAAATGATGACAAAAAATTAGAGAATAAAATATTGAACTCTTTCAATGCATTGATCGAACATCTCTCTGACTCTGAGGGGCGTAAAGCACTACAGGGGATGCAACGCGGCATCGAACGCGAAGCATTAAGAATAGGTGCTTCAGGCTCTCTGGCGACAGATGCTCATCCCATAGCACTAGGTGCTGCGCTCACACATTCCAGAATAACCACTGACTATAGTGAATCTCTGCTTGAATTTATCACTCCTGTTTTCAGCGATGTTGATGACCTGCTTGAAGATTTGACCTATACCCACGCATTTACGGTGCAAAACCTGCCTCAGCAAGGTCTATGGCCCGTGAGCATGCCCTGTTATGTCCCTGATGTGAACCAGATCCCTATTGCAAAATACGGTAGCTCAAATTCAGGGCAGATGAAGAGTTTATATCGTAAGGGACTCACCTATCGATACGGCGCTCAGATGCAGATTATTTCTGGGGTTCATTTTAACTTCTCCGTATCTCAGTCACTTTGGGATAACTTGTATCTTTTAAGCGATCAGCTGGGGTCAAAAACCGACTTTATTTCAGAGTCCTACCTAGGGCTCATTCGTAACTATCGGCGCCTGGTTTGGGTATTGCCTTATCTTTTTGGCGCTTCCCCGGCCTTGTGTAGTTCCTTCATAAAAGATCAGCAAACAGATATAGAGTTTGAAAAAATAGGCAAGGGGACTCTGTACCTTCCCTATGCAACCTCATTGAGAATGAGTGACCTTGGCTACACCAACAAGGAACAAGACAAATTAAGCATCAGCTATGATTCACTAGATAAGTTTCTAGAAGGAATGCAAAACGCCATCAATATGCCTTCGTCTAATTTTGAGAAAATAGGCGTTAAGGTCGATGGAGAGTTTAGACAGCTTAATGCTAATGTGCTGCAGATAGAGAATGAATTCTATTCACCAATCAGAGCAAAGCGAGTCACTCTCGATGGTGAGAAACCTTCACAGGCGTTGGCGCGAGCCGGAGTCGAATATATTGAAGTACGCGCCTTAGATGTTAATCCATACAGCGCGATAGGCATAGAAGCATCTCAAGTGCGCTTCTTAGATATGTTCCTTCTTTATTGCTTGTTGAGCGACTCTCCCTTATCCGCTGAGGACGAAGAAGCCGAAATATCCGCTAACTTGAATCGCGTCATTCTGGAAGGGCGCAAGCCGGGTCTAGAATTAAGCAATAATGGACATTCAGTCCTTATGACCGATTGGATGAAGCAGATTTTTTCATCTTTAAGCTCCATTGCCGAGCTGTTGGACAGTGATGGCGAAAATCATTACCGTCAGGCATTAGATACCTGGCTAGCCGCGGTCAAGAATCCTGATTTAACCCTGTCTGGAAGGGTGATGTCTAACTTGCAGGAGAGTCAAAGTGATCATGGTTTGTGGGTCAAGAGCTTAGCCAAGCAATATCATAAGATGTTGAGTGAATATGAGCTGCCCGAGCAGGTTAGCAGTCGATACCGACAGGCTGCGTTAGACTCCTTATCCAAGCAAGCTAAGATGGAAGCCGAGTCTACTCAGAGTTTTGAGGCATTTCTGGAAGATTACTTCCAAGATGAAACCCAGGTAAAATCAGTACCTAAGGTCGCTATCCCTTCATAA
- a CDS encoding M16 family metallopeptidase: protein MKKWILAAAISAALAGCASQESPSNLPSGVTLLETVKLAESEIGIPYKKFQLANGLIVILHQDKSDPLVHVDVTYHVGSAREFEGRSGFAHLFEHMMFQGSQHVGDEQHFKTVTEAGGTLNGTTNTDRTNYFETVPSNQLEKMLWLESDRMGFFLPALTEEKFEVQRETVKNERAQRIDNQPYGRMGEKFNQAFYPQTHQYSWPVIGWPDDLERASLDDVKHFFQRWYGPNNATLTIGGDFEEFQTLAWVNKYFGEIPAGPAVKSAEKHLVTLDKTRYISMEDKVHLPLLRISFPTVYARHKDEAALDLLSNILGGGKTSIFYKNLVKDGFAVQAGVSHPCQELACQFSMYALANPAKGGNLADIEKLMMQSIAEFELRGVTDDDLKKVKVQFEAGTVFGLQSVSGKVATLAFNQTFSGNPDMISADLKRYASVTKADVMRVFEKYIKNKPMVVMSVVPEGQMQLIAHEDTFTPPALSVSTTAVDGVAAHEQIVSDFDRTVMPDVGAAPVLKVPTLWTGKLANNIQVMGTESEETPTVELIIYLNGGHRLVPVEEAGLAGLTAAMLNESSMKHSSEELAQALEMLGSSVSFGSSAYQSYVKVSSLTSHLDETLAIVEERLFEPAFKAEDFDRLKQQQLQSLQHMMSDPNFLANTAFDSLMYGSHSPLGVSGSGTLESVSSLTLDDVKAFYQKQYRAGNAQIIAVSDLSESEIMLKLAGLSHWKGEATPLPKLADLPKLQGGKIYILDKPGAAQSVIKIGKRALPYDATGEYFKSYLMNYALGGAFNSRINLNLREDKGYTYGARSYFAGGIEQGVFKAQASVRTDVTSKALVEFFNEITKYSQSGMTDEEVAFMRASISQGNALDYETPYQKAGFMRRIQRYQLDASFTEQQTKITNSITKDELNKLARKQLDLNSMLVLVVGDKASIEANIKALGYPVENLEL from the coding sequence TTGAAAAAATGGATATTAGCAGCAGCCATTTCCGCTGCCTTAGCGGGTTGTGCCAGTCAGGAGTCACCATCAAATCTTCCTTCGGGAGTGACGCTATTAGAAACGGTTAAGCTGGCCGAGTCTGAGATAGGCATTCCTTACAAGAAGTTCCAGCTTGCCAATGGACTCATAGTCATTCTCCATCAGGACAAGTCAGATCCATTAGTCCATGTGGATGTGACCTATCATGTGGGCTCAGCCAGAGAGTTTGAGGGCCGTTCGGGTTTTGCTCACTTGTTTGAGCACATGATGTTTCAGGGCTCGCAGCATGTTGGTGACGAGCAGCATTTTAAAACCGTCACCGAAGCAGGTGGTACGCTTAATGGCACCACCAATACCGACAGAACAAATTATTTCGAGACAGTGCCCAGTAACCAGCTAGAAAAAATGCTTTGGCTCGAGTCTGATCGTATGGGTTTTTTCCTGCCGGCCTTAACGGAAGAGAAGTTCGAAGTTCAGCGTGAGACAGTTAAGAACGAGAGAGCCCAGCGCATAGATAATCAGCCTTACGGGCGTATGGGGGAGAAATTTAATCAAGCTTTCTATCCTCAAACTCATCAGTACTCTTGGCCTGTCATAGGTTGGCCGGATGATCTGGAACGAGCCAGTCTCGATGATGTGAAGCACTTCTTCCAACGCTGGTATGGTCCCAACAATGCCACTCTTACCATAGGTGGTGATTTTGAAGAATTCCAGACCTTGGCTTGGGTTAACAAATATTTTGGTGAGATCCCCGCAGGTCCAGCAGTTAAATCAGCTGAGAAGCACTTAGTGACCTTAGACAAGACTCGCTATATCTCAATGGAAGATAAGGTTCATCTTCCCTTGCTACGCATCTCTTTTCCAACGGTTTACGCCCGCCATAAGGATGAGGCAGCCCTAGATCTACTGTCTAATATCTTAGGGGGTGGCAAGACCTCAATTTTTTACAAGAATCTAGTCAAAGATGGCTTCGCGGTTCAGGCTGGTGTGAGTCACCCTTGTCAGGAGTTGGCCTGTCAGTTCTCCATGTACGCCTTGGCAAATCCTGCCAAAGGAGGCAATTTAGCCGACATAGAGAAGCTAATGATGCAATCTATAGCCGAATTTGAGCTGCGCGGTGTTACCGATGACGACCTGAAAAAGGTCAAAGTGCAGTTCGAAGCCGGGACTGTTTTCGGTTTGCAGAGTGTCTCGGGCAAGGTTGCTACCTTAGCCTTTAACCAGACATTTTCCGGTAACCCAGACATGATCTCAGCGGATCTTAAGCGCTATGCCAGTGTGACTAAGGCCGATGTGATGCGTGTGTTTGAAAAGTATATTAAGAACAAACCTATGGTGGTCATGAGCGTGGTCCCCGAGGGACAAATGCAACTGATTGCCCACGAAGATACGTTCACGCCTCCAGCGTTATCTGTATCTACCACTGCGGTAGATGGTGTGGCTGCACATGAGCAAATCGTTTCAGACTTCGATCGCACAGTAATGCCAGATGTGGGAGCTGCACCTGTACTTAAAGTGCCAACATTGTGGACTGGAAAATTGGCTAATAATATCCAGGTCATGGGCACCGAGAGTGAGGAAACTCCAACGGTGGAGCTTATCATCTATCTTAATGGTGGCCATAGATTAGTGCCTGTCGAGGAGGCTGGGCTTGCGGGATTAACCGCTGCCATGCTCAATGAATCGAGTATGAAGCACAGCTCAGAAGAGCTTGCTCAAGCATTAGAGATGCTAGGCAGTAGCGTCAGCTTCGGTTCCAGTGCTTATCAGAGTTATGTGAAAGTCTCGAGTCTGACTTCTCACCTAGATGAGACTCTGGCAATCGTGGAGGAGCGTTTATTTGAGCCGGCCTTTAAGGCCGAAGATTTCGACCGACTCAAACAGCAGCAGTTGCAGAGCCTGCAGCACATGATGTCTGATCCTAACTTCTTGGCCAATACGGCCTTCGATAGTTTGATGTATGGCAGCCATAGTCCTTTGGGAGTGAGCGGTAGCGGTACATTAGAGTCAGTGTCTTCATTAACCTTAGATGATGTTAAAGCTTTCTATCAAAAGCAGTATCGAGCCGGCAATGCACAAATTATTGCGGTGAGTGATCTGAGTGAATCTGAAATTATGCTTAAGTTGGCTGGCCTTAGTCATTGGAAAGGCGAAGCGACTCCTCTGCCTAAATTGGCCGATTTACCTAAACTTCAGGGAGGCAAAATCTATATCTTAGATAAGCCCGGCGCGGCTCAATCTGTGATAAAAATTGGTAAGCGTGCGCTGCCCTATGATGCAACGGGAGAGTATTTTAAATCTTATCTGATGAATTATGCTTTAGGTGGTGCATTCAATAGCCGTATTAACCTTAATCTACGTGAAGATAAAGGATATACCTATGGTGCCCGTAGCTACTTTGCCGGTGGCATTGAACAGGGTGTTTTTAAAGCCCAAGCCAGTGTGCGAACGGATGTCACATCCAAGGCTTTGGTGGAATTCTTTAATGAGATAACCAAGTACAGCCAGTCGGGAATGACAGATGAAGAGGTGGCATTTATGCGAGCCTCAATTTCCCAAGGTAATGCACTGGATTATGAGACGCCCTATCAAAAAGCGGGCTTTATGCGCCGCATACAGCGTTATCAACTCGATGCAAGCTTCACCGAGCAACAGACCAAGATCACCAATTCAATCACCAAAGATGAATTGAATAAGCTGGCTAGAAAACAGTTAGATCTAAATAGTATGCTGGTATTGGTCGTGGGTGATAAAGCGTCAATCGAGGCGAATATTAAAGCACTCGGTTATCCAGTGGAAAATTTAGAGTTGTAA
- a CDS encoding YqaA family protein yields the protein MTELCLMFSAAFIAATLLPGGSEVLLVALLNNDTSNWLALVILASVGNTLGSITSYYLGTLGRFARSPQEMAKGKYKRSVGLIEKYGYWALLLAWMPVIGDLLCLLAGWMKLPLLKSTLIILVGKSVRYLLVAGLTLHWL from the coding sequence ATGACAGAGTTATGCTTGATGTTTAGTGCGGCGTTTATTGCCGCAACCTTGTTACCAGGTGGATCAGAAGTTTTACTGGTAGCTTTATTAAATAATGACACTTCGAACTGGTTGGCCCTAGTTATCCTTGCCAGTGTGGGAAATACATTAGGATCGATAACCAGCTATTATCTTGGGACTTTAGGTCGTTTTGCCCGCAGTCCACAGGAGATGGCTAAAGGAAAATACAAGCGTTCTGTGGGCCTCATCGAAAAATATGGTTATTGGGCCTTATTGTTAGCCTGGATGCCGGTTATCGGTGACCTTTTGTGTTTATTAGCAGGCTGGATGAAACTTCCCTTACTCAAATCGACTCTGATAATCTTAGTCGGTAAGAGTGTGCGTTATTTATTAGTCGCAGGGCTGACCTTGCACTGGTTATAA
- a CDS encoding dicarboxylate/amino acid:cation symporter: MMWQTIKQIPFWQKVLAGFFLGAMIGVIFGESATILKPLGDLFIGAIKMLVAPLVFCAIVVSITALGSQVSLKRLSFKTLAMFMFTGTLASLIGLTVGSLIDMGGSMDLVATEVRERNVPGFAQVLLDMIPINPFASLAEGKVLQIIIFAALIGIAINKVGEKAEPLKRTFEAGAEVMFQLTRMVLKLTPIGVFGLMAWVVGEYGLSTLLPLGKFIAAIYIAAFIHITLVYGGLIKFVAKLSPIQFFRKALPAQIVAFTTASSFGTLPASTRSTESMGVSKRYASFVLPLGATMNMDGCGGIYPAIAAIFIAQIYGIHLDMTDYMLIAVTATVASVGTAGVPGSAMVMLSVTLGVVGLPLEGIAFIAAIDRIIDMMRTCTNVTGDMMTAVVIGKSEGQLDEKMFYATEDKPLEQEARS, encoded by the coding sequence ATGATGTGGCAAACCATTAAACAGATCCCCTTTTGGCAAAAAGTCTTAGCAGGCTTTTTTTTAGGGGCAATGATAGGTGTTATCTTTGGCGAATCAGCCACGATACTTAAACCTCTAGGCGACCTATTCATAGGTGCAATTAAGATGCTAGTGGCACCTTTGGTATTTTGTGCCATCGTTGTTAGCATCACAGCGCTAGGCTCACAGGTAAGCTTGAAGCGTTTAAGCTTTAAAACATTGGCCATGTTTATGTTTACCGGTACCTTAGCCTCCTTGATAGGGTTAACCGTAGGTTCACTTATCGACATGGGCGGCAGCATGGATCTGGTTGCTACTGAAGTCAGAGAGCGCAATGTCCCCGGCTTTGCACAAGTCTTGCTGGACATGATCCCAATTAACCCATTTGCTTCTCTGGCCGAAGGTAAGGTACTGCAAATCATCATATTTGCCGCCTTGATAGGCATAGCCATCAACAAGGTCGGTGAGAAGGCCGAGCCATTAAAACGCACTTTCGAAGCTGGTGCTGAGGTGATGTTTCAACTGACCCGTATGGTCTTGAAACTGACTCCTATCGGTGTCTTTGGCTTGATGGCCTGGGTCGTGGGTGAATATGGTCTGTCTACCTTACTGCCCTTAGGAAAGTTCATCGCAGCCATCTATATCGCAGCCTTTATCCATATCACCTTAGTCTATGGTGGCTTGATTAAATTTGTCGCCAAACTTAGCCCGATCCAGTTTTTCCGCAAAGCCCTGCCTGCACAAATTGTTGCATTTACCACAGCTTCCAGCTTCGGTACTCTGCCAGCCAGTACTCGCAGCACTGAGTCTATGGGTGTTTCGAAACGCTACGCCTCTTTCGTATTGCCCCTTGGCGCAACCATGAACATGGACGGCTGTGGCGGTATTTATCCGGCCATTGCAGCTATATTTATCGCTCAAATCTATGGCATCCACTTAGATATGACCGATTACATGCTTATCGCTGTGACTGCAACTGTAGCCTCTGTAGGCACGGCAGGTGTTCCAGGAAGTGCCATGGTCATGTTATCTGTGACTCTGGGTGTTGTGGGTTTACCCTTAGAAGGTATCGCCTTTATCGCCGCCATTGATCGTATTATCGATATGATGCGTACCTGCACCAATGTGACAGGCGATATGATGACAGCTGTGGTAATTGGCAAGTCTGAAGGACAACTAGATGAAAAGATGTTCTACGCCACAGAAGATAAGCCCCTAGAGCAAGAAGCAAGAAGTTAA
- a CDS encoding PBPRA1643 family SWIM/SEC-C metal-binding motif protein: MSDKFFFMGRKTPKPKHESYGFNTKRTQKSGTSQNPLNLTVVSDERKLEVEAILEQHGLLANIEVNADGVEDIIELDGILNKPVTARIEKTPNRNEPCPCGSAKKYKKCCG; encoded by the coding sequence ATGTCAGATAAGTTTTTCTTTATGGGGCGTAAAACTCCAAAACCTAAGCACGAAAGCTATGGCTTTAACACTAAACGCACCCAGAAATCTGGCACCAGTCAAAATCCACTGAATTTAACTGTGGTTTCAGATGAGCGTAAATTAGAGGTCGAGGCTATTCTTGAGCAGCATGGCTTATTGGCAAACATAGAAGTTAATGCCGATGGGGTTGAAGATATCATCGAACTAGATGGCATCTTAAACAAGCCTGTGACGGCTCGAATCGAGAAAACGCCCAACAGGAATGAGCCTTGCCCCTGTGGTAGCGCTAAGAAATATAAGAAGTGTTGTGGTTAA
- a CDS encoding sodium ion-translocating decarboxylase subunit beta, whose amino-acid sequence MEGLIAFWAASGIANFTPGQVFMMAVGALLLFLAIVKGFEPLLLLPIGFGAILANIPNGGFIDEGGLLFLAYHVGIETGVFPLLIFMGVGALTDFGALIANPKMLLLGAAAQFGIFATLIGAIALNWVPGFEFSMKDAGAIAIIGGADGPTAIFLASKLAPELLGAIAVAAYSYMALVPLIQPPIMRLLTTESERQIKMEQLREVSKKEKIIFPLMVLGLTILFLPAATPLVGMFCLGNLMRESGVVDRLSNTAQNELINIVTIFLGLAVGSKLSADKFLQLETLGILVLGAIAFAIGTATGILMAKLMSKLSGGKINPLIGAAGVSAVPMAARVVNKVGLEANQHNYLLMHAMGPNVAGVLGSAVAAGVLIAVLG is encoded by the coding sequence ATGGAAGGATTAATTGCTTTTTGGGCCGCATCGGGAATCGCTAATTTTACCCCAGGCCAAGTTTTTATGATGGCAGTCGGTGCCTTGTTGCTCTTTTTGGCGATAGTGAAGGGATTTGAGCCCCTGTTATTATTGCCGATAGGGTTCGGAGCTATCTTGGCCAATATTCCCAATGGTGGTTTCATCGATGAAGGAGGCTTACTGTTTCTTGCTTATCATGTGGGCATAGAAACCGGAGTGTTTCCTCTGCTTATCTTCATGGGCGTCGGTGCATTAACCGATTTTGGTGCATTAATCGCTAATCCTAAGATGTTATTGTTAGGCGCTGCGGCTCAGTTCGGTATTTTTGCTACCTTAATCGGCGCAATAGCGCTTAATTGGGTACCAGGTTTTGAATTTTCCATGAAAGATGCAGGCGCCATCGCGATCATAGGTGGTGCCGACGGTCCTACCGCCATCTTTTTAGCGTCTAAATTGGCGCCAGAGCTCTTGGGAGCCATTGCGGTGGCGGCATATTCTTATATGGCCTTGGTTCCTCTGATACAGCCACCTATCATGAGATTGTTAACCACTGAATCTGAGCGTCAGATAAAGATGGAGCAGCTACGTGAAGTGAGTAAGAAAGAGAAGATCATCTTTCCTCTCATGGTGCTTGGATTAACTATCTTGTTTCTGCCAGCAGCGACGCCTCTGGTAGGCATGTTCTGCCTCGGCAACTTGATGCGGGAATCCGGTGTGGTCGATAGATTATCGAACACGGCTCAAAATGAGCTTATCAACATAGTCACCATCTTCCTGGGTTTGGCTGTTGGCTCTAAGTTATCAGCCGATAAATTTCTTCAACTCGAGACCTTAGGCATCTTGGTACTTGGTGCGATAGCTTTCGCCATAGGTACGGCGACAGGCATCTTAATGGCTAAGTTAATGAGTAAGTTGTCAGGTGGTAAGATTAACCCTTTGATTGGCGCCGCAGGAGTCTCTGCAGTGCCAATGGCTGCAAGAGTAGTTAACAAGGTGGGGTTAGAAGCAAATCAACATAATTATCTCTTGATGCACGCCATGGGTCCTAATGTGGCCGGTGTACTGGGCTCTGCAGTCGCCGCCGGAGTATTGATAGCTGTACTCGGATAA